GCCAACTACGCCGCCAAACGAAATTGGGGATGCACCTCCCCTTTCTGGCGGCGTAGGACCAAAAGGCTTTGAAGAGCCACGAGAAACTTTCACGAAAGTTTCTCGTGCCGCCGGAGGCATGTCCTAAAAGGTCCCGCCGTTCCAACCGAACAGATGGCGCTTGAGATTACCAAAGGCGATGTACGTACGTTTCTTGGAGATATCGAGTTCGGTTTCAAGAAATCCGCAGATTTTCCCGGCGAGTTCCGCCGTGCGTTCCTCGGGCAGACCGATGGAATCGAGTGTCACGAAGGCGGCGGGTTCGTCGGTGCCACCGAGAACAAGCATCTTGCCGGGTTCAAGCACGGCCATGACGTAGGATTCGGGCTTGCCCAGAATGTTTGCAGCCAGACCGG
Above is a window of Pseudodesulfovibrio tunisiensis DNA encoding:
- a CDS encoding phenylpyruvate tautomerase MIF-related protein, with amino-acid sequence MPFVKLETNIAIRETAQAELASKLSGLAANILGKPESYVMAVLEPGKMLVLGGTDEPAAFVTLDSIGLPEERTAELAGKICGFLETELDISKKRTYIAFGNLKRHLFGWNGGTF